A window of Vicinamibacteria bacterium contains these coding sequences:
- a CDS encoding serine hydrolase domain-containing protein, whose amino-acid sequence MGILVLVGTRHVAGAPPDTFVADTRAYLTRLEKLGFAGVVLVASKGAPLVADGYGLADRERKIRWTPGTVSSIGSITKQFTAAAILALEEDGRLRTEDPITKHIEGVPEDKRSITLHQLLTHSSGIVDLRGADDFDPIGREEFVRRAMAQPLAFPPGRGFEYSNAGFSLLGVIVEKLTAGSWERYARERLFLPQSMYETGYVLASWGEGRFAQGYRGAERWGTILERPMRADGPYWILHANGGVHATAYDMLRWAEALRSGRVLKPASLEKLWSPHVAEPSGSHYGYGWDIRALADGSKLVTHNGGNGIHYADFAIVPSAGAVVFLQTNVMADVPVGQSLLGPLVERLLAGRPYLDVPDRIAVAPERLRGLEGAYRLAGDQGAWRFTAEAGGLVAEAEGPLAFSRLHSSRPVDEGRAGRLCKLIEEVSAAALRGDFEPMSRSRGGDVPSAALAQRYGEWRREQEAGKGPLLECRALGAVFQPERDVTLVRCRFEKGTADRAFVWDATGERLQGVSLRGLETRLTLVPVGVDAFMTWDRGFSPSKPVVFGRTPDGRQRATLGSGESGVEAVRAAPR is encoded by the coding sequence TTGGGGATCTTGGTCCTCGTCGGGACCCGCCACGTCGCCGGGGCCCCCCCCGACACCTTCGTGGCGGATACTCGCGCGTATCTCACTCGGCTCGAGAAACTTGGCTTCGCGGGGGTGGTGCTGGTCGCGAGCAAAGGCGCGCCGCTTGTGGCGGACGGGTACGGACTCGCCGACCGCGAACGCAAGATCCGCTGGACGCCAGGAACGGTCTCTTCGATCGGCTCGATTACGAAGCAGTTTACGGCGGCGGCGATCCTCGCGCTGGAGGAGGACGGGCGCCTCCGGACCGAAGATCCGATAACGAAGCACATCGAAGGAGTGCCGGAGGACAAGCGGAGCATCACGCTGCACCAGCTGCTCACGCACTCCTCGGGGATCGTGGACCTGCGTGGCGCCGACGACTTCGACCCAATTGGGCGCGAGGAGTTCGTGCGCCGGGCCATGGCCCAGCCGCTCGCCTTCCCGCCCGGCCGTGGCTTCGAGTATTCGAACGCGGGCTTCAGCCTGCTGGGCGTGATCGTCGAAAAGCTCACCGCCGGATCCTGGGAGCGCTATGCGAGAGAGCGTCTCTTCCTGCCCCAGTCGATGTACGAGACCGGCTACGTCCTCGCGAGCTGGGGGGAGGGCCGGTTTGCGCAGGGCTACCGGGGTGCCGAGCGCTGGGGCACCATCCTTGAGCGGCCCATGAGGGCGGACGGCCCCTACTGGATCCTTCACGCCAACGGCGGCGTGCACGCTACGGCCTACGACATGCTCCGCTGGGCCGAGGCCCTGAGAAGCGGCCGGGTGCTGAAGCCGGCCTCGCTCGAGAAGCTGTGGTCTCCGCACGTCGCCGAACCGTCAGGGTCGCACTACGGCTACGGCTGGGATATCCGGGCGCTGGCGGACGGCAGTAAGCTGGTGACCCATAACGGCGGGAACGGGATCCATTACGCGGACTTCGCGATCGTCCCGTCAGCCGGCGCTGTCGTTTTCCTGCAGACGAACGTCATGGCGGACGTGCCCGTTGGCCAGTCGCTCCTGGGTCCGCTGGTCGAGCGGCTGCTCGCCGGCCGGCCATACCTCGACGTGCCGGATCGCATCGCCGTCGCGCCTGAAAGGCTGCGCGGGCTCGAGGGCGCCTACCGGCTCGCGGGAGACCAGGGCGCCTGGCGCTTCACTGCGGAGGCCGGCGGCCTCGTCGCCGAGGCCGAGGGGCCGCTGGCCTTCTCGCGACTCCACTCCTCCCGGCCGGTGGACGAGGGGCGGGCGGGGCGCCTCTGCAAGCTCATAGAAGAGGTAAGCGCGGCCGCGCTCCGGGGCGACTTCGAGCCCATGAGCCGGTCCCGCGGCGGCGACGTGCCCTCGGCCGCCCTTGCGCAGCGCTATGGGGAGTGGCGCCGGGAGCAGGAGGCGGGAAAGGGCCCACTGCTGGAGTGCCGCGCCCTGGGGGCGGTTTTTCAGCCCGAGCGCGACGTGACGCTCGTGCGCTGCCGATTCGAGAAAGGGACTGCTGACCGGGCGTTTGTCTGGGACGCCACCGGGGAGCGGCTGCAAGGCGTCTCGCTGCGGGGCCTGGAGACCCGATTGACTCTGGTCCCGGTCGGCGTCGACGCGTTCATGACTTGGGATCGCGGGTTTTCGCCCTCGAAGCCGGTCGTATTTGGACGGACACCGGACGGGCGCCAACGTGCCACCCTCGGCAGCGGGGAGTCGGGCGTGGAGGCGGTCCGAGCGGCCCCCCGGTGA
- a CDS encoding TonB-dependent receptor, giving the protein MRRLAITALALGIGSGLASGVFAQTTTGTIVGTVQDVSHGALRGVTVSVVGERIMGTQSSSTDDRGQYRFVGLPPGEYEVTFTLKGFAPLRRTLVRVTVGGTVEENGTLEVAGASETVSVQASSAVVDSQTTQVGTTYDRAFIDNAPIQRQSFFDVLASAPGVDPNDPRGFQPSSYGSMFDQNLYQLDGIDLTNNFGGGIPTLVQPSTDIMEEVQIMSLGAPAEYGNVQGAVFNVVTRQGTNKFHGDAAYYYQSDGLSGRNTTPAEDFGFPFTRVAYQDISAQLGGPVAKDKLWFFLAYQHRKDASTVQIAPQFATSTKVDHYFGKLNFQPTAKHTIVGALNYDDTEIVFPLHPGEAPESQEGRRRRIYSPTVTYTALFGDRTVLETRYAGFYTNDKDGTLGGARQIATRFENRDTGQISGAVFGWFEYNLSRTTLVSKLSHHATDFLRTAHDFKFGVQYNSAPIDGVYGINDRVYLTRANGQLQGYGYQYTPFAYGGTSKNVGVFVDDSVQVGRRLNLIIGLRYDYTHTSAFAEPQLDAAGNPTGKTFPGIDYYTWNTFSPRIGFNLKLTEDGKTVLKGHYGRYYRGGMTGEFANVVPSVSPTFAGTWNFQTQAFQDLSLAFDNTNQAIDTNLKAPKTDQFTLSFERELFKDLNLTASYVHKRSRDYPGWLDVRGVYTPITYTDSRGAGATGASFTVQKLVSSLDQRFFLLTTPDGTASDVNAFSLTVSKRMSSHWQLTSSVDLVRSRGDRINGLTGQLNFSTFGQDPNDYVNSNGLLARDRFVVVKAQVLYTGLPGGFTVGANYYYADGYPIPRMVPIPATNLPRPVKAQPLTDGLRFPSLSVLDLRLQKDIRFGGDARLSVFANVFNVFNSYAFQSNQSMNVTSANFQQPNQIIMPVRAMLGAKVSF; this is encoded by the coding sequence ATGAGGAGACTCGCGATCACTGCCCTGGCCCTGGGGATCGGTAGCGGCCTAGCTTCTGGCGTCTTTGCCCAGACGACGACCGGAACCATCGTCGGGACGGTGCAGGATGTTTCGCATGGGGCCTTGCGTGGCGTGACCGTCTCCGTGGTTGGGGAGCGGATCATGGGGACGCAGAGCTCCTCTACGGACGACCGGGGTCAGTATCGGTTCGTCGGCCTCCCCCCGGGGGAGTACGAGGTGACCTTCACGCTCAAAGGCTTTGCACCTCTTCGGCGGACGCTGGTTCGCGTAACGGTTGGCGGCACGGTGGAAGAGAACGGCACCCTCGAGGTGGCGGGCGCGAGCGAGACCGTCAGCGTGCAGGCCAGTAGTGCCGTCGTCGACAGTCAGACCACCCAGGTGGGGACAACCTACGACCGGGCCTTCATCGACAACGCCCCCATTCAGCGGCAAAGCTTTTTCGACGTCCTGGCCAGCGCTCCGGGCGTGGACCCCAACGATCCTCGCGGGTTCCAGCCTTCCTCTTACGGGAGCATGTTCGACCAAAACCTCTACCAGCTCGATGGGATCGACCTCACGAACAACTTCGGGGGCGGGATACCGACCCTCGTGCAGCCGAGCACTGACATCATGGAAGAGGTCCAAATCATGTCCCTAGGGGCCCCGGCAGAGTACGGCAACGTTCAGGGCGCGGTCTTCAACGTGGTTACCCGCCAAGGCACCAACAAGTTCCACGGGGACGCGGCCTACTACTACCAGAGCGACGGCCTCAGCGGACGAAACACGACCCCGGCTGAAGACTTTGGGTTTCCCTTCACACGGGTGGCCTATCAAGACATTTCTGCGCAGTTGGGAGGCCCCGTAGCCAAGGACAAGCTATGGTTCTTTCTGGCCTATCAACATCGCAAGGATGCCTCGACGGTGCAAATCGCGCCTCAGTTCGCCACCAGCACAAAGGTCGACCACTACTTTGGCAAGCTGAATTTTCAGCCGACCGCCAAGCACACAATCGTAGGTGCTTTGAACTACGACGATACCGAAATCGTCTTCCCCCTTCACCCGGGCGAGGCCCCGGAGTCGCAGGAGGGTCGCAGGCGCCGGATATATTCACCGACCGTAACCTATACGGCCTTGTTCGGTGACCGGACCGTCCTCGAAACCCGGTATGCGGGCTTCTATACGAACGACAAGGATGGCACGCTCGGGGGCGCCCGTCAGATAGCAACGCGCTTCGAGAACCGGGACACCGGTCAGATTTCGGGCGCGGTCTTCGGTTGGTTCGAGTACAACCTCTCTCGAACAACGTTAGTCAGCAAGCTCTCTCACCACGCAACCGACTTCCTTCGCACCGCCCATGACTTCAAGTTCGGGGTCCAGTACAACAGTGCCCCGATCGACGGAGTGTACGGAATAAACGACCGCGTCTACCTGACAAGGGCCAATGGGCAGCTCCAGGGCTATGGCTACCAGTACACGCCGTTCGCGTACGGGGGTACTTCCAAGAACGTGGGCGTGTTTGTCGACGACTCCGTCCAAGTCGGCCGCCGCCTCAATTTGATAATCGGCCTGAGGTACGACTATACGCACACGAGCGCGTTCGCTGAACCCCAGCTGGACGCCGCTGGCAACCCCACTGGAAAGACGTTCCCTGGGATCGACTATTACACTTGGAATACCTTCTCGCCACGTATCGGCTTCAACCTGAAGTTGACCGAGGACGGCAAGACCGTCCTCAAGGGGCACTACGGACGCTACTATCGCGGGGGTATGACCGGGGAGTTCGCGAACGTGGTCCCCTCTGTATCGCCCACCTTCGCCGGGACCTGGAATTTTCAGACCCAGGCCTTTCAAGACCTCAGTCTCGCCTTTGACAACACAAACCAAGCGATCGACACGAACCTTAAGGCGCCCAAGACGGACCAGTTCACGCTCAGTTTCGAGCGCGAGCTGTTCAAAGACCTCAACCTGACGGCTAGTTACGTCCACAAGAGGTCCCGTGATTATCCCGGTTGGTTGGATGTGCGCGGCGTCTATACGCCCATTACGTACACGGACTCCCGCGGGGCCGGGGCGACCGGAGCGTCCTTCACCGTGCAAAAGCTGGTGAGTAGCCTCGACCAGCGATTCTTTCTCTTGACTACACCGGACGGCACGGCGTCAGACGTGAACGCCTTCAGCCTCACGGTTAGCAAGAGGATGTCTTCGCACTGGCAACTCACTTCATCGGTGGACTTGGTGCGCTCGCGCGGCGACCGGATCAACGGATTGACCGGGCAGCTGAACTTCAGTACGTTCGGGCAAGACCCGAATGACTACGTGAACTCCAACGGGCTCCTGGCCCGGGATCGCTTTGTAGTGGTCAAAGCCCAGGTTCTGTACACCGGCCTTCCCGGTGGTTTCACGGTGGGTGCCAACTACTACTACGCCGACGGCTATCCCATTCCGCGCATGGTTCCCATACCCGCCACCAACCTTCCGCGTCCGGTCAAGGCCCAGCCTCTCACGGACGGCCTTCGCTTCCCGAGCCTGAGCGTGCTGGACCTGCGCCTCCAGAAGGACATTCGCTTTGGGGGCGACGCCCGGCTGAGCGTTTTTGCCAACGTGTTCAATGTCTTCAACTCCTACGCCTTCCAGAGCAACCAAAGCATGAACGTTACTTCGGCCAATTTCCAACAGCCGAACCAAATCATCATGCCGGTGCGGGCAATGCTGGGAGCCAAAGTCAGCTTCTAG
- a CDS encoding ornithine cyclodeaminase family protein (cyclodeaminase), whose product MSEPGPLLLDEAQIRSCVDLTLEALSAVEEGFTLLAQGKVLVPAPIGIDIPEQEAEIHVKSAFVRGLPGYAVKIASGFYRNAARGLPSTNGLMIVFSSETGVPLAILLDNGYLTEIRTALAGAIAAKYLASATIRTVGVVGSGSQARYQVRALRLVREFEQVLVWGRRPEAAAACAADIEKELGIRAKAAAEVGVVVRASDILITATASRAPLVRAEDLHDGLLIIAMGSDGIGKQELDARIFSRAQKIACDLKSQCFRLGELQHALAGLTMDQQSSILELGELTSGRMRGRENEKQIAVCDLTGVGVQDTAISLYALKEAGREGARARG is encoded by the coding sequence ATGTCCGAGCCAGGACCGCTCCTGTTGGACGAGGCGCAGATCCGCTCTTGCGTGGACCTCACGTTGGAAGCGCTGAGCGCGGTCGAGGAGGGCTTCACCCTCTTGGCCCAGGGCAAGGTTCTGGTTCCTGCGCCGATCGGAATCGACATTCCGGAGCAGGAAGCGGAGATCCACGTGAAGTCGGCGTTCGTACGAGGGTTGCCGGGCTACGCGGTCAAGATCGCATCGGGGTTCTATCGAAACGCCGCCCGCGGCCTTCCCAGCACGAACGGCCTCATGATCGTCTTCAGCTCGGAGACGGGGGTGCCGCTTGCGATCCTCCTCGACAACGGCTATTTGACCGAGATCCGCACCGCCCTAGCGGGCGCGATTGCGGCAAAATACCTCGCCTCCGCCACGATTCGCACGGTGGGGGTGGTCGGCTCCGGAAGCCAGGCCCGCTATCAGGTTCGCGCGCTGCGTCTCGTCCGTGAGTTTGAACAGGTGTTAGTTTGGGGACGCCGGCCCGAGGCGGCCGCCGCGTGTGCGGCCGATATAGAAAAGGAGCTCGGCATAAGAGCCAAAGCGGCGGCCGAGGTCGGGGTGGTCGTGCGCGCGAGCGACATTCTAATCACCGCCACGGCGTCGCGGGCCCCGCTCGTGAGAGCGGAGGACCTGCACGACGGCCTCCTCATCATCGCGATGGGGTCCGACGGCATAGGCAAGCAGGAGCTGGACGCGCGAATCTTCTCCCGCGCGCAGAAAATCGCGTGCGACCTCAAGTCCCAGTGTTTCAGGCTGGGGGAGCTGCAACACGCCCTTGCCGGCCTCACTATGGACCAGCAGTCCTCGATCCTGGAGCTGGGTGAGTTGACCAGCGGCCGCATGCGCGGGCGCGAGAACGAGAAACAAATCGCGGTCTGCGACCTCACCGGTGTGGGAGTGCAGGATACGGCAATCTCACTCTACGCGCTCAAGGAAGCGGGGCGCGAAGGCGCCCGCGCGCGCGGGTAG
- a CDS encoding carbamate kinase, with protein MSGTVVVALGGNAVAPPAERPTIVNQFRHTRESLAPIVELARRGWNVAIVHGNGPQVGEELLRNETARDRVEPLPLGVLVAATAGWMGYMIQQSLQNALRRAGIRRRVVTLVTQTLCDTRDPRSKEPVKPIGHPLAVAQRESLRRRSVPVGRDGAGRWRRMAPSPRPTAIVESDIVRTLVHAGDLVVTCGGGGPPVYDDPKLFLEGVDAVVDKDRVAAILGRELRADVLLILTDVDAVYRGWGKPGAHPIHRLTLVEADSLLTEGETQEGSMRPKLEAAIDFVRAGGARAVIADLGHGLEALEGLAGTTVVSGVASEPADGSPATAARYSE; from the coding sequence ATGTCCGGGACCGTCGTCGTGGCGCTCGGGGGTAATGCCGTCGCTCCCCCGGCCGAGCGCCCCACGATCGTCAACCAGTTCCGTCACACGCGCGAGAGCCTGGCTCCCATCGTGGAGCTCGCACGGCGCGGGTGGAACGTTGCGATCGTGCACGGCAACGGCCCCCAAGTGGGCGAAGAGCTCCTTCGCAACGAGACGGCTCGCGACCGTGTCGAGCCCCTCCCCCTGGGTGTGCTGGTTGCGGCCACGGCGGGATGGATGGGTTACATGATCCAGCAGTCGCTCCAGAATGCCTTGCGCCGCGCCGGCATCCGGCGTCGCGTGGTGACACTGGTGACCCAGACACTCTGTGACACCCGTGATCCTCGATCTAAGGAACCCGTGAAACCAATCGGGCATCCCCTCGCGGTTGCGCAGCGGGAGAGTCTGCGGCGCAGGAGCGTCCCCGTGGGGCGGGACGGTGCCGGGCGCTGGCGCCGCATGGCGCCGAGCCCTCGTCCAACCGCCATAGTTGAGAGTGACATCGTCCGGACCCTCGTGCACGCCGGCGACCTCGTGGTGACGTGTGGCGGAGGCGGCCCGCCCGTGTACGACGATCCGAAACTCTTCCTGGAGGGTGTCGACGCCGTGGTCGACAAGGACCGCGTGGCCGCAATTCTGGGCCGCGAGTTAAGGGCGGACGTTCTCCTCATCCTCACGGACGTCGATGCCGTTTACCGCGGTTGGGGGAAGCCCGGCGCTCATCCCATCCACCGGCTCACCCTGGTCGAAGCAGACAGCCTTCTCACCGAGGGCGAAACTCAGGAAGGCAGCATGCGGCCCAAGCTCGAAGCGGCGATCGACTTCGTCCGGGCTGGCGGCGCGCGCGCGGTCATCGCGGATCTGGGCCACGGCCTAGAAGCGCTCGAGGGCCTGGCTGGGACTACCGTGGTCAGCGGAGTGGCGTCTGAGCCTGCCGATGGGAGCCCCGCGACCGCGGCGCGCTACTCCGAGTGA
- the argF gene encoding ornithine carbamoyltransferase: protein MKQRHFVSLKDYARAEILELFDMAREIKSNPARYAQALAGRTLAMIFQKPSTRTRVSFEAGMFQLGGTALFLGAGDIQLHRGETIADTARVLSRFVNGVMARVFKHEDILDLARHGSVPVINGLSDLLHPCQALADYFTIQELRGELAGQKIAYVGDGNNVCHELLLGAAKLGMAMSVATPAGFEPNPLIVKSAVREADRAGAPSPVFTADPIEAVQGADVVYTDVWASMGQEEEAQARRGAFEGFTVTSRVMAAAARDALFMHCLPAHRGEEVAAEVIDGPQSVVFDEAENRLHTQKALLVALLSAPS from the coding sequence ATGAAGCAGCGACACTTCGTGTCCCTCAAGGACTACGCACGAGCCGAGATCCTCGAGCTCTTCGATATGGCCCGGGAGATCAAGAGTAATCCAGCAAGGTACGCTCAGGCACTCGCCGGCAGGACGCTGGCCATGATCTTTCAGAAGCCCTCCACTCGCACACGGGTCTCGTTCGAGGCGGGCATGTTTCAGCTCGGCGGCACGGCATTGTTCCTGGGAGCGGGTGACATCCAACTCCACCGGGGCGAGACCATCGCCGACACGGCACGCGTGCTCTCGCGATTCGTGAATGGCGTCATGGCCCGCGTGTTCAAGCACGAGGACATTCTCGATCTTGCCCGCCACGGGTCGGTGCCCGTCATTAACGGCCTTTCCGACCTCCTCCATCCATGCCAGGCCCTGGCCGATTACTTCACGATCCAAGAGCTCCGCGGTGAGCTCGCCGGACAGAAGATCGCGTACGTCGGAGACGGCAACAACGTGTGTCATGAGCTGCTGCTGGGAGCGGCGAAACTGGGAATGGCCATGAGCGTGGCCACGCCCGCGGGTTTCGAGCCGAACCCCCTCATCGTGAAGAGCGCCGTCCGCGAGGCCGACCGGGCGGGGGCACCAAGCCCGGTTTTCACCGCCGACCCCATAGAAGCGGTGCAGGGTGCAGACGTGGTCTATACGGATGTCTGGGCCTCCATGGGCCAGGAGGAGGAGGCGCAGGCGCGCCGCGGGGCATTCGAGGGGTTCACCGTCACGAGCCGAGTGATGGCCGCCGCCGCCCGCGACGCCCTCTTCATGCACTGCCTGCCCGCGCACCGCGGAGAAGAGGTGGCGGCCGAGGTCATCGATGGGCCGCAGTCGGTCGTGTTCGACGAGGCGGAAAACCGGCTCCACACGCAGAAGGCGCTCCTCGTGGCGCTGCTTTCGGCTCCTTCCTAA
- a CDS encoding cyclic 2,3-diphosphoglycerate synthase, which yields MGAAGRDFHNFNVVYREAQESEVVAFTAAQIPDIDRRRYPPSLSGSHYPQGIPIHAESELTTLIRDLQADDVVFAYSDVSHETVMHKASMVLAAGADFRLIGPKATMLKAKVPVVSVCAVRTGCGKSQTTRRVTALLREQRRRVVAVRHPMPYGDLARQRVQRFARLEDLDLHSCTIEEREEYEPHIAAGSVVYAGVDYAAILAEAEKEADVIVWDGGNNDLPFFAPDLEIVVADPLRPGHEVRYHPGEANLRRAHVVVINKVDTAGAEAIETVRANVRALNPRAMVVEAASPLFVENPQSIQGKRVLAVEDGPTLTHGEMGYGAGVLAARRFGAAEVVDPRPWAVGSLARVYEAYPNVGPLLPAMGYGPEQTRELEATIARTPADLVLIATPIDLRRIVRIDKPALRVRYELQEIGRPDLRDALADIARE from the coding sequence ATGGGGGCCGCGGGACGGGACTTTCACAATTTCAACGTCGTTTACCGCGAGGCCCAGGAATCCGAAGTAGTGGCGTTCACGGCCGCCCAGATCCCGGACATCGATAGGCGCCGCTACCCACCGAGCCTTTCCGGGTCACACTATCCCCAAGGCATCCCGATTCACGCGGAGAGCGAGCTGACGACGCTCATTCGCGACCTGCAGGCGGACGACGTGGTCTTCGCCTACAGCGACGTTTCCCACGAGACGGTAATGCACAAGGCGTCCATGGTGCTGGCGGCGGGGGCCGATTTCCGTCTGATCGGGCCCAAGGCCACGATGCTGAAGGCCAAGGTGCCCGTCGTGTCCGTCTGTGCGGTACGTACGGGTTGCGGCAAGAGCCAGACCACGCGCCGCGTCACCGCCCTGCTGCGAGAGCAGCGCCGGCGGGTCGTGGCGGTGAGACATCCCATGCCCTACGGTGACCTCGCGCGCCAGCGTGTGCAGCGTTTCGCCCGCCTCGAGGACCTCGACCTGCACAGCTGCACCATCGAGGAGCGGGAGGAATACGAGCCGCACATCGCGGCGGGGAGTGTGGTCTATGCGGGCGTGGACTACGCGGCGATCCTCGCCGAGGCCGAGAAAGAAGCCGACGTCATCGTCTGGGACGGCGGGAACAACGACCTCCCGTTCTTCGCTCCCGACCTGGAGATCGTGGTGGCCGACCCGCTGCGGCCCGGCCACGAGGTCCGCTATCACCCCGGTGAGGCGAACCTCCGCCGCGCCCACGTCGTGGTGATTAACAAAGTTGACACCGCGGGCGCGGAGGCAATCGAGACCGTACGGGCCAACGTGCGGGCTCTGAACCCGCGGGCCATGGTGGTAGAAGCGGCCTCGCCCCTCTTCGTCGAGAACCCTCAGTCAATCCAGGGTAAACGTGTCTTGGCGGTCGAAGACGGTCCCACCCTCACGCATGGGGAGATGGGCTACGGCGCGGGCGTCCTCGCCGCTCGCCGTTTCGGAGCCGCCGAGGTCGTAGATCCTCGGCCCTGGGCCGTGGGCAGCCTGGCCCGGGTCTACGAGGCCTACCCGAACGTGGGCCCCCTGCTTCCGGCTATGGGCTATGGGCCCGAGCAGACCCGCGAGCTGGAGGCGACCATCGCACGCACCCCGGCCGACCTAGTCCTCATTGCCACGCCCATCGACTTGCGTCGCATCGTCCGCATCGACAAGCCGGCCCTTCGTGTCCGGTACGAGCTGCAGGAGATCGGCCGGCCCGACCTCCGGGATGCCCTGGCCGATATTGCGCGCGAATGA
- a CDS encoding tetratricopeptide repeat protein: MRRRGLGIALIAVLVAVWGLAARPRWAPWLFPSKAPRNLLLVSIDTLRADHLGCYGYAGAQTPRLDGLARSGLRFEKATTVVPLTLPAHSSLMTGTFPAWHGVRDNGGFYLGDEQVTLAKVLRDKGYRTGGFVGAFVLDRRWGIAQGFERFFDDFDLERFKDSPSMDAIQRPGGEVVDKALEWLAGHLDQPFFTWVHLYDPHTPYEAPEPYRSRFPKTLRGAYDAEIAYADALVGRLLDALAADGRLAETLVVVVADHGEMLGEHGEQTHGFFIYEGATHIPLIISGPSVPTRTIPDQVRIVDVMPTILELLRVPIPSVVQGVSLMPLARGERLGLIAHSESWYPRYHYGWSELRSIQDGRMKYIRAPRPEQYDLQDDPGETIDRSKDDPARLASFSRALDDLEARTARAEAAKGPRPVDPETEERLAALGYVGGSVSRKNLADRLRGDPKDKIGLYNLLKDAGAQFAEDRLDEAIATVKQALTEDPSIVEAYMLLGNFHKKAKRPREAIAAYKRALALDDEHQAALFLLAVAYKEEGRLDEARAGFERALALDPRNGKALWQLADLYMRKGEPKKAQAVIQDALTRKVDEYRFLLKLGESQIEAKQFSEAEKSLRAALEKKPDLETAHFNLGLAYEEMGRPEEAMTSYRSELETHAKGYRAAFNLAKLLQKTGRREEAVSFYRKTVEIQPDFGTGQLYLAKALLDTGDLRGAEEWAHRGLGNKPDPRLAPLGHYVLADVYNRLGRSAEAERESATARRLQGGG; this comes from the coding sequence ATGCGCCGACGCGGCCTCGGGATCGCCCTGATCGCCGTCTTGGTGGCGGTGTGGGGGCTTGCCGCGCGCCCGCGATGGGCCCCGTGGCTCTTCCCTTCCAAGGCCCCGCGAAATCTACTCCTCGTATCCATCGACACCCTGCGTGCAGATCACCTGGGCTGCTACGGATACGCCGGGGCTCAGACGCCGCGACTCGACGGGCTGGCCAGGAGCGGACTGCGATTCGAAAAGGCCACGACGGTCGTGCCTCTTACCCTGCCCGCCCACTCGTCACTCATGACCGGGACCTTCCCGGCCTGGCACGGCGTCCGCGACAATGGTGGGTTCTACCTCGGCGATGAGCAGGTCACACTGGCGAAGGTGCTGCGAGACAAGGGTTATCGCACAGGCGGTTTCGTGGGCGCGTTCGTCCTCGACCGCCGCTGGGGGATCGCACAAGGCTTCGAACGGTTCTTCGACGACTTCGATCTGGAGCGCTTCAAGGACTCCCCCAGCATGGATGCCATCCAGCGCCCGGGCGGAGAAGTCGTGGACAAGGCCCTGGAGTGGCTGGCCGGGCACCTGGACCAGCCTTTCTTCACATGGGTGCACCTCTACGATCCGCACACGCCCTATGAAGCGCCCGAACCCTACCGCTCGCGCTTCCCGAAGACCCTGCGCGGGGCCTACGACGCGGAGATCGCCTACGCGGACGCGCTTGTGGGTCGCCTCCTCGATGCGCTAGCTGCTGACGGCCGGCTCGCGGAGACCCTGGTCGTGGTCGTCGCTGATCACGGGGAGATGCTGGGCGAGCACGGCGAGCAGACGCATGGCTTCTTCATCTATGAGGGGGCGACGCACATACCGCTGATCATCTCGGGCCCCAGCGTGCCCACGCGGACCATCCCGGATCAGGTGCGGATCGTGGATGTGATGCCGACCATTCTGGAGCTCCTCCGCGTGCCCATTCCCTCGGTGGTTCAGGGCGTGAGCCTGATGCCGCTCGCTCGGGGGGAGAGGCTGGGCCTCATCGCCCACTCCGAGAGCTGGTATCCGCGCTACCACTACGGCTGGAGCGAGCTGCGATCTATCCAGGATGGCCGCATGAAGTACATCCGCGCGCCGCGGCCCGAGCAGTACGACCTGCAAGACGATCCCGGCGAGACGATAGATCGCTCGAAGGATGATCCCGCGCGGCTCGCGTCGTTCTCGCGGGCCCTGGATGACCTCGAGGCGCGAACCGCCCGCGCCGAGGCCGCCAAGGGACCGCGGCCGGTGGACCCGGAGACCGAGGAGCGCCTGGCCGCCCTGGGCTACGTCGGTGGGAGCGTGAGCCGGAAAAACCTCGCGGATCGGCTCCGCGGCGACCCAAAGGACAAGATCGGCCTCTACAACCTGTTGAAGGACGCGGGCGCCCAGTTCGCGGAGGACCGGCTAGACGAGGCCATCGCCACCGTGAAGCAGGCCCTAACCGAAGACCCGAGCATCGTCGAGGCCTACATGCTCCTCGGCAACTTCCACAAGAAGGCGAAGCGTCCTCGCGAGGCGATCGCAGCCTACAAGCGAGCCCTCGCGCTCGACGACGAGCACCAGGCCGCCCTCTTCTTGCTCGCGGTCGCCTATAAGGAAGAGGGGCGGCTGGATGAGGCCCGAGCTGGGTTCGAGCGCGCGCTCGCCCTGGACCCACGGAACGGGAAGGCCCTCTGGCAGCTCGCCGATCTCTACATGCGGAAGGGGGAGCCCAAGAAAGCCCAGGCCGTCATCCAGGACGCGCTCACGCGCAAGGTGGATGAGTACCGCTTCCTCCTCAAGCTCGGCGAGAGCCAGATCGAGGCTAAGCAGTTCTCGGAGGCCGAGAAGAGCCTCAGGGCCGCGCTCGAGAAGAAGCCCGACCTGGAGACCGCACACTTCAACCTCGGTCTCGCATACGAGGAAATGGGCCGCCCGGAGGAGGCGATGACGTCCTACCGCTCGGAGTTGGAGACCCATGCCAAGGGCTACCGGGCGGCGTTCAACCTCGCGAAGCTCCTCCAGAAGACAGGGCGCCGCGAGGAGGCGGTGAGCTTCTACCGGAAGACGGTCGAGATTCAGCCCGACTTCGGCACGGGACAGCTCTACCTGGCCAAGGCGCTTCTCGATACTGGGGATCTCCGCGGCGCCGAGGAGTGGGCGCACCGGGGGCTTGGCAACAAGCCCGATCCTCGCTTGGCGCCGCTCGGGCACTACGTGCTGGCCGACGTGTACAACCGGCTCGGGCGCTCCGCAGAGGCCGAGCGCGAGTCCGCGACGGCCCGCAGGCTTCAAGGGGGCGGCTGA